In the genome of Trichomycterus rosablanca isolate fTriRos1 chromosome 24, fTriRos1.hap1, whole genome shotgun sequence, one region contains:
- the LOC134301670 gene encoding translocon-associated protein subunit alpha-like produces the protein MFKLGTKALLLFLFMFPAALLSVEPEADLTDDEVVDAAVEDEDEEEEDEAVMDETQTGDSDVEDGDDVDEESQSADVASHPDADTTIMFVTGEEFPANEIVKFLVGFTNKGGEDFTVRSLEASFRYPQDYQFYIQNFTALQLDTVVQPEKQASFEYSFVPAQPMAGRPFGLVILLNYHDSQGNVYQSAVYNQTVTIVEEDEGLDGETIFMYVFLGGLVALLFFSVYQVLESRTRRRAAVKVETGTGGMNNVDISWIPQETLNAMKKVSPRASPKASPRKRVTRSAGAAETK, from the exons ATGTTTAAATTAGGAACAAAAgcgcttttattatttttattcatgtttccTGCCGCTCTGCTCTCAGTCG AACCTGAAGCTGATCTAACAGATGATGAAGTGGTAGATGCAGCGGTGGAGGACGAAGAcgaggaggaggaagatgaaGCTGTCatggatgaaacacaaacaggagACAGC GATGTGGAAGATGGAGATGACGTGGATGAAGAGTCCCAAAGTGCAGATGTTGCATCTCATCCAGATGCagacaccaccatcatgttcgTCACAGGAGAAG AATTCCCAGCGAATGAGATCGTAAAGTTTTTGGTTGGATTCACTAATAAAGGCGGCGAAGATTTTACGGTTCGATCTCTGGAGGCGTCGTTCCGTTACCCGCAGGATTATCAGTTCTACATCCAGAAC TTCACAGCTCTGCAGTTGGACACGGTGGTGCAGCCGGAGAAACAGGCATCGTTCGAATATTCCTTCGTTCCTGCTCAGCCGATGGCCGGCCGACCGTTCGGACTCGTCATTCTGCTCAACTACCACGACAGCCAG GGAAACGTTTACCAGAGCGCCGTATATAACCAGACGGTGACGATCGTGGAGGAGGACGAGGGTCTGGACGGAGAAAC GATCTTCATGTACGTGTTCCTGGGTGGTCTGGTGGCTCTGTTGTTCTTCAGCGTGTACCAGGTGTTGGAGTCCAGAACG AGGAGGAGAGCAGCGGTGAAGGTGGAGACCGGTACTGGTGGGATGAACAACGTGGACATCAGCTGGATCCCACAGGAAACCCTCAATGCCATGA aaaaagtgTCTCCGAGAGCTTCTCCCAAAGCCTCACCGAGGAAGCGCGTCACCAGATCAGCCGGCGCTGCAGAAACCAAATAA
- the rpl29 gene encoding 60S ribosomal protein L29 codes for MAKSKNHTTHNQSRKWHRNGIKKPRSQRYESLKGVDPKFLRNMRFAKKHNKKGLKKIAQKAAAK; via the exons ATGGCAAAGTCAAAGAATCACACCACACACAACCAGT CACGCAAGTGGCACCGAAACGGCATCAAGAAGCCCCGCTCTCAGCGCTACGAGTCTCTGAAGGGG GTGGATCCTAAGTTTCTGAGGAACATGCGCTTTGCCAAGAAACACAACAAGAAAGGACTGAAGAAGATCGCTCAGAAAGCAGCGGCCAAATAA